One Melanotaenia boesemani isolate fMelBoe1 chromosome 8, fMelBoe1.pri, whole genome shotgun sequence DNA segment encodes these proteins:
- the LOC121644445 gene encoding GRAM domain-containing protein 2B-like isoform X1, whose product MSLKSRRFSLDSFYPDRNGHFAGRRGSTLPSRKKSIRSQSLDVAEEETQKLHHGLNSKISLRDQTIAEKSLNKSDGLINSDSFLKHNKIFHKLFEEIPEGESLTNSFTCALQKEVLYHGKLFVSENHVCFHSSVLLKDTKLVIPVSSVSKVKKHNSALSMLSIQTSSGQKYSLVSMRNRDKCYELLESVCSHAQEGSANSSPHLSSGENETHSERLSSLSSLEDSVDLDLTSSYLDNTFPQMSSEGGGPSRCCSTCQNSLIEEDHIDEPRIYRATEKVAPPSLFRKMKNFGALFYIYMIMLLLLLLASGYIGLRITALEEQLNFLGALSDLSSHYREYQER is encoded by the exons ATGAGTCTGAAAAGCAGAAGATTCTCACTGGACAGCTT CTATCCTGATCGAAATGGACATTTTGCTGGGAGAAGAGGCAGCACCCTACCTAGCCGTAAGAAATCTATTCGGAGCCAAAGTCTGGATGTTGCTGAAGAAGAGACCCAAAAGCTGCATCATGGTCTCAATTCAAAAATCTCCCTCAG GGACCAGACCATAGCAGAGAAGAGCCTAAACAAATCAGATGGACTCATAAACAGCGAC AGCTTCCTGAAGCACAATAAAATCTTCCACAAACTGTTTGAAGAGATTCCTGAGGGGGAGAGCCTGACTAATT ctttcaccTGTGCCCTGCAGAAGGAGGTGCTGTATCATGGAAAACTATTTGTTTCTGAGAACCATGTGTGTTTCCACTCATCTGTTCTGCTCAAAGACACCAAG CTGGTGATTCCTGTTTCCAGTGTCAGCAAGGTCAAGAAACACAACTCGGCTCTGTCTATGCTGTCTATTCAAACATCCAGTGGACAGAAG TACTCATTGGTGTCTATGAGGAACCGTGACAAGTGTTATGAACTCCTTGAAAGTGTCTGCTCACATGCACAG GAGGGGAGTGCAAACAGCAGCCCACATCTTTCCTCCGGAGAAAATGAAACTCACAGTGAAAGG CTCTCCAGTCTTTCCAGTTTGGAGGACAGTGTAGATCTTGATTTGACCAGCAGCTATCTCGACAACACCTTTCCTCAGATGTCTAGTGAAGGTGGAG GTCCAAGTAGATGCTGTTCCACCTGTCAAAACAGCCTAATTGAAGAAGACCACATAG atGAGCCGAGGATTTATAGGGCCACTGAGAAAGTTGCACCACCTTCCCTCTtcagaaaaatgaagaattttGGCGCTCTCTTCTATATCTACATGATAAT gctgttgttgctgctgttggcATCTGGATACATCGGGCTAAGGATTACAGCTCTGGAGGAGCAACTGAACTTTTTGGGAGCACTGTCTGATTTATCTTCACACTACAGAGA gtACCAGGAAAGATAG
- the LOC121644445 gene encoding GRAM domain-containing protein 2B-like isoform X2, with amino-acid sequence MSLKSRRFSLDSFYPDRNGRKKSIRSQSLDVAEEETQKLHHGLNSKISLRDQTIAEKSLNKSDGLINSDSFLKHNKIFHKLFEEIPEGESLTNSFTCALQKEVLYHGKLFVSENHVCFHSSVLLKDTKLVIPVSSVSKVKKHNSALSMLSIQTSSGQKYSLVSMRNRDKCYELLESVCSHAQEGSANSSPHLSSGENETHSERLSSLSSLEDSVDLDLTSSYLDNTFPQMSSEGGGPSRCCSTCQNSLIEEDHIDEPRIYRATEKVAPPSLFRKMKNFGALFYIYMIMLLLLLLASGYIGLRITALEEQLNFLGALSDLSSHYREYQER; translated from the exons ATGAGTCTGAAAAGCAGAAGATTCTCACTGGACAGCTT CTATCCTGATCGAAATGGA CGTAAGAAATCTATTCGGAGCCAAAGTCTGGATGTTGCTGAAGAAGAGACCCAAAAGCTGCATCATGGTCTCAATTCAAAAATCTCCCTCAG GGACCAGACCATAGCAGAGAAGAGCCTAAACAAATCAGATGGACTCATAAACAGCGAC AGCTTCCTGAAGCACAATAAAATCTTCCACAAACTGTTTGAAGAGATTCCTGAGGGGGAGAGCCTGACTAATT ctttcaccTGTGCCCTGCAGAAGGAGGTGCTGTATCATGGAAAACTATTTGTTTCTGAGAACCATGTGTGTTTCCACTCATCTGTTCTGCTCAAAGACACCAAG CTGGTGATTCCTGTTTCCAGTGTCAGCAAGGTCAAGAAACACAACTCGGCTCTGTCTATGCTGTCTATTCAAACATCCAGTGGACAGAAG TACTCATTGGTGTCTATGAGGAACCGTGACAAGTGTTATGAACTCCTTGAAAGTGTCTGCTCACATGCACAG GAGGGGAGTGCAAACAGCAGCCCACATCTTTCCTCCGGAGAAAATGAAACTCACAGTGAAAGG CTCTCCAGTCTTTCCAGTTTGGAGGACAGTGTAGATCTTGATTTGACCAGCAGCTATCTCGACAACACCTTTCCTCAGATGTCTAGTGAAGGTGGAG GTCCAAGTAGATGCTGTTCCACCTGTCAAAACAGCCTAATTGAAGAAGACCACATAG atGAGCCGAGGATTTATAGGGCCACTGAGAAAGTTGCACCACCTTCCCTCTtcagaaaaatgaagaattttGGCGCTCTCTTCTATATCTACATGATAAT gctgttgttgctgctgttggcATCTGGATACATCGGGCTAAGGATTACAGCTCTGGAGGAGCAACTGAACTTTTTGGGAGCACTGTCTGATTTATCTTCACACTACAGAGA gtACCAGGAAAGATAG
- the LOC121644444 gene encoding alpha/beta hydrolase domain-containing protein 17A-like: protein MNGLSVRELCCLFCCPPCPSRIAAKLAFLPPEPTYALLPDPDPGSGTTTVSASNSGTAPPSLGAPGLRSRLGTGSGGDRGGGGGGGGGGGSGAGGSGGSSSSSNTGSEGRWKLHLTERAEFQYSQRELDVTDVFLTRSSRGNRVGCMYIRCAPNARFTVLFSHGNAVDLGQMSSFYIGLGTRINCNIFSYDYSGYGVSTGKPSEKNLYADIDAAWHALRSRYGISPENIILYGQSIGTVPTVDLASRFECAAVVLHSPLTSGMRVAFPDTKKTYCFDAFPNIEKVSKIPSPVLIIHGTEDEVIDFSHGLALFERCPKAVEPLWVEGAGHNDIELYSQYLERLRRFINQDLAAQHA, encoded by the exons ATGAACGGTCTGTCCGTACGAGAGCTATGCTGCCTCTTCTGCTGCCCCCCTTGTCCCAGCCGCATTGCAGCCAAACTGGCTTTCCTTCCTCCAGAGCCCACTTATGCTTTACTACCTGACCCAGATCCTGGTTCTGGCACTACAACTGTGTCTGCATCCAACTCTGGGACTGCTCCCCCTTCTCTTGGAGCCCCAGGACTGCGTTCGCGGCTTGGTACTGGTAGTGGAGGTgaccgaggaggaggaggaggtggcggaggtggtggtggtagtggggCAGGTGGCAGtggtggcagcagcagcagcagcaatacTGGGAGTGAAGGAAGGTGGAAGTTGCATCTCACAGAGAGAGCAGAGTTCCAGTATTCACAGAGAGAGCTGGACGTGACGGATGTATTCTTGACCAGGTCTAGCCGAGGGAACAGAGTTGGATGCATGTACATCCGCTGTGCCCCTAATGCCAG GTTTACAGTGTTGTTTTCACATGGTAATGCAGTGGACCTGGGCCAGATGAGCAGTTTCTACATCGGTTTAGGCACACGCATCAACTGCAACATTTTCTCCTACGATTACTCAGGCTACGGTGTCAGCACTGGCAAGCCCTCTGAGAAGAACCTGTATGCCGACATTGACGCAGCCTGGCATGCCCTGCGCTCCAG GTATGGCATCAGCCCTGAGAACATTATTCTGTATGGACAAAGCATTGGCACGGTGCCCACAGTAGACTTAGCATCACGTTTTGAGTGTGCTGCTGTGGTTCTTCACTCTCCTCTCACCTCTGGCATGAGAGTCGCCTTCCCTGACACTAAGAAAACATACTGCTTTGATGCTTTCCCAAA CATTGAGAAGGTTTCGAAGATCCCGTCTCCAGTGCTCATCATTCACGGTACAGAGGATGAGGTGATCGACTTCTCGCACGGCCTCGCCCTGTTTGAGCGCTGTCCCAAGGCCGTGGAGCCTCTCTGGGTGGAGGGAGCTGGTCACAACGACATTGAGCTTTACAGTCAGTACTTGGAGAGGCTACGGCGCTTCATCAACCAGGACCTGGCTGCACAGCATGCCTGA